A genomic window from Bacteroidota bacterium includes:
- a CDS encoding DNA methyltransferase, which produces MKYKIIYADPAWKYKWGEGKDGGNFAPEKHYETMSTDQICSLNVKELRDKNCALFLWATMPALPEAFKVLDAWGFKYKTCAFSWVKIKKDGKPLRGMGSYTKSNIEICLLGMRGHIKSVDKTVPQILMHQRIGHSVKPPIVRERIVQLFGDLPRVELFARQKVDGWDSIGYGIDGISIEDKIKMMTDKNYHYKFTPRINHNHIAKKNKNSLDLFEPSEQYA; this is translated from the coding sequence ATGAAATATAAAATCATTTATGCTGACCCAGCGTGGAAATATAAATGGGGTGAGGGAAAAGACGGTGGAAACTTTGCACCCGAAAAACATTACGAGACAATGAGCACCGACCAAATCTGCTCATTGAATGTGAAAGAACTTCGGGATAAAAATTGTGCTTTGTTTTTGTGGGCGACAATGCCAGCATTGCCAGAAGCTTTTAAAGTGCTTGACGCTTGGGGTTTCAAATATAAAACTTGTGCGTTCTCTTGGGTGAAAATAAAAAAAGACGGAAAGCCATTGCGCGGAATGGGAAGTTACACAAAATCAAACATTGAAATTTGTTTGCTTGGTATGCGTGGACACATAAAATCTGTTGATAAAACAGTTCCTCAAATTTTAATGCACCAACGGATAGGGCACTCTGTAAAACCTCCTATTGTGCGGGAAAGGATTGTTCAATTGTTTGGTGATTTGCCGAGAGTAGAATTGTTCGCACGGCAAAAAGTTGATGGATGGGATTCTATTGGTTACGGCATTGACGGAATTAGTATTGAAGATAAAATAAAAATGATGACTGACAAAAATTATCATTACAAATTTACCCCTCGTATCAATCACAATCATATAGCCAAGAAAAATAAAAATTCGTTAGACCTTTTTGAACCCTCTGAACAGTATGCCTGA